A genome region from Pseudomonas helmanticensis includes the following:
- a CDS encoding AraC family transcriptional regulator, with the protein MSDQGESIRFWQTAPLAGVELLSARYIEHRFAPHVHDGFVIGMIMAGAQRYRYRGAEHLAGSGTLVLINPDELHTGHKGTEDGWLYRAFYPETGKIVSLLDELELSTSNLPAFGATLYRDPDLVSGFAQLHRLLESPASALQQQTVWREMMLLLLQRHAAVREIGNPGKEHRAVLIAKDLLHTHLAAPPSLEELAAAVNLSPFHFARVFRRATGMPPHTWLMQQRIAQARALLQHGCLPVEVATQLGFADQSHLSRQFKQAYGVGPAAYRSARLES; encoded by the coding sequence ATGAGCGATCAGGGCGAGTCGATCCGATTCTGGCAAACCGCGCCGCTGGCCGGTGTCGAATTGTTGTCGGCACGCTACATCGAGCATCGCTTCGCCCCGCATGTGCACGACGGTTTTGTGATCGGCATGATTATGGCCGGCGCCCAGCGCTACCGTTATCGCGGCGCCGAGCATCTGGCCGGCAGCGGCACGCTGGTGCTGATCAATCCGGACGAATTGCACACCGGGCACAAAGGCACTGAGGATGGCTGGCTGTACCGGGCGTTTTATCCGGAGACCGGCAAGATTGTTTCACTGCTGGATGAGCTGGAACTGTCCACCAGCAATCTGCCAGCGTTCGGCGCCACGCTGTACCGCGACCCGGATCTGGTCAGCGGCTTTGCACAACTGCACCGCTTGCTCGAAAGCCCGGCCAGTGCGCTGCAACAACAAACGGTCTGGCGCGAGATGATGTTGTTGCTGTTGCAGCGTCACGCGGCGGTACGAGAAATCGGCAACCCCGGCAAGGAGCACCGCGCGGTGCTGATCGCCAAGGACCTGCTACATACGCACCTGGCAGCGCCGCCGTCGCTGGAAGAATTGGCGGCTGCGGTCAATCTGTCGCCGTTCCATTTCGCCCGCGTGTTTCGCCGCGCGACCGGCATGCCGCCGCACACCTGGCTAATGCAGCAACGCATCGCCCAGGCACGGGCGCTGTTGCAGCACGGCTGCCTGCCGGTGGAGGTCGCCACGCAATTGGGTTTTGCCGATCAGAGCCATCTAAGCCGACAGTTCAAGCAGGCTTATGGCGTCGGACCCGCCGCCTACCGCAGTGCCCGTCTGGAAAGCTGA
- a CDS encoding hydrolase has translation MSASSERFIPAFGLSNPHLQTLWGPLWRKTVHIQRERERLWLEDGDFLDLDWHGPHTADAPLVLVLHGLTGSSNSPYVAGVQKALADQGWASVALNWRGCSGEPNLLPRSYHSGASEDLAETIKHLRAKRPLAPLYAVGYSLGGNVLLKHLGETGSASGVLGAVAVSVPFRLDQCADRIGQGFSKVYQAHFMREMVAYIKNKQRQFQHDGREDGLAALAALGSLENMRTFWDFDGRVTAPLHGFNDAEDYYRRASSRYFLGEIRTPTLIIQAADDPFVFPHSLPSANELSASTAFELQARGGHVGFVDGSVRQPGYYLERRIPQWLASVSA, from the coding sequence GTGTCCGCCTCTTCAGAACGTTTCATCCCCGCCTTCGGCCTCAGCAATCCGCACCTGCAAACCTTGTGGGGGCCGCTGTGGCGCAAAACCGTGCATATCCAGCGTGAGCGCGAGCGCCTGTGGCTTGAGGATGGCGACTTCCTCGATCTCGACTGGCACGGCCCGCACACCGCCGATGCGCCGTTGGTGCTGGTGTTACACGGGCTGACCGGCTCTTCCAACTCGCCTTACGTCGCTGGCGTGCAAAAAGCCTTGGCCGACCAAGGCTGGGCCAGCGTTGCGCTGAACTGGCGCGGCTGCTCCGGCGAACCCAACCTGTTACCGCGCAGCTACCACTCCGGCGCCAGCGAAGACCTCGCCGAAACCATCAAGCACCTGCGCGCGAAACGCCCGTTGGCGCCGTTGTACGCCGTCGGTTATTCCCTCGGCGGCAATGTGCTGCTCAAGCATCTGGGTGAAACCGGCAGCGCCAGTGGCGTGCTCGGTGCAGTCGCGGTGTCGGTGCCGTTTCGGCTCGATCAATGCGCCGACCGGATCGGCCAGGGATTTTCCAAGGTCTATCAGGCGCACTTCATGCGCGAGATGGTCGCCTACATCAAGAACAAGCAACGGCAGTTCCAGCACGACGGACGTGAGGACGGGCTCGCAGCACTGGCAGCCCTCGGCTCGCTGGAAAACATGCGCACGTTCTGGGATTTCGATGGCCGGGTGACAGCGCCGCTGCATGGTTTCAACGATGCCGAGGATTATTACCGTCGCGCATCGAGCCGCTATTTCCTCGGCGAGATCCGCACACCAACTCTGATCATTCAAGCGGCAGACGATCCGTTCGTGTTCCCGCACAGCCTGCCGTCAGCGAACGAATTATCGGCTTCTACCGCTTTTGAATTGCAGGCTCGCGGCGGCCACGTCGGATTTGTCGACGGCTCAGTGCGCCAGCCCGGCTACTACCTCGAACGCCGTATCCCGCAATGGCTGGCCAGCGTGTCCGCATGA
- the rsmD gene encoding 16S rRNA (guanine(966)-N(2))-methyltransferase RsmD, with the protein MATRPPKKPAHNVHNGVNQLRIIGGQWRSRKLSFPDAPGLRPTPDRVRETLFNWLAPYVEGAKVLDPFAGSGALFLEALSRGAAMGQALDASNIAVSSLKEHLGTLRCTNGQVQTADALRYLETQTASAYDLVFLDPPFNQNLLPVVCALLEERQWLAPESWIYTESETAPSTLGLPGNWRLHREQKSGRVYYALWQRTAEIAA; encoded by the coding sequence ATGGCAACTCGTCCCCCTAAAAAGCCTGCGCATAACGTCCACAACGGTGTGAACCAGTTGCGCATCATTGGCGGCCAATGGCGCAGTCGCAAGCTGAGCTTCCCCGATGCACCGGGCCTGCGCCCGACGCCGGATCGCGTGCGTGAAACCCTGTTCAACTGGCTCGCGCCGTACGTTGAAGGGGCCAAGGTGCTTGATCCGTTCGCCGGCAGCGGCGCGCTGTTTCTCGAAGCGCTGTCCCGTGGCGCGGCCATGGGCCAGGCGCTGGATGCCAGCAACATCGCGGTGTCCAGCCTGAAAGAACACCTCGGCACGCTGCGCTGCACCAACGGCCAGGTGCAAACTGCTGACGCCCTGCGTTATCTGGAAACCCAGACCGCCAGCGCGTACGACCTGGTGTTCCTCGACCCGCCGTTCAACCAGAACCTGCTGCCGGTGGTTTGCGCCCTGCTGGAAGAACGTCAATGGCTGGCGCCCGAGTCGTGGATCTACACTGAAAGCGAAACCGCGCCGTCGACGCTGGGCCTGCCGGGCAACTGGCGCCTGCACCGCGAGCAGAAATCCGGGCGGGTTTATTACGCCCTGTGGCAACGTACGGCAGAAATCGCCGCCTGA
- a CDS encoding M16 family metallopeptidase produces MSERKTPRLMLLGLIAIAVIGSTALYLSPSADSKASEALDNAKTQQKLQSLAELDGKAPASRKLDVQTWSTAEGAKVLFVEAHELPMFDMRLIFAAGSSQDGSASGLAVLTNAMLNEGVAGKDVGAIAQGFEGLGADFGNGAFKDMALASLRSLSAADKREPALKLFSEVIGKPTFPADSFARIKNQMLAGFEYQKQNPGKLASLELMKRLYGDHPYAHSSDGNPQSVPKITLAQLREFHAKAYAAGNVVIALVGDLSRAEAEAIANQVSSALPKGPALAKIAQPQEPQASVNHIEFPSKQTNLLLAQLGIDRDDPDYAALSMGNQILGGGGFGTRLMSEVREKRGLTYGVYSGFSPMQARGPFMINLQTRAEMSEGTLKLVQDVLAEYLKTGPTQKELDDAKRELAGSFPLSTASNADIVGQLGAMGFYNLPLSYLDDFMRQSQSLTVEQVRDALNKHLSTDKMVIVTAGPTVPQKPLPAPSDKPAEQPLGVPEH; encoded by the coding sequence CGCTGGCCGAACTCGACGGCAAGGCCCCGGCCAGCCGCAAGCTTGATGTGCAAACCTGGAGCACCGCCGAAGGCGCCAAGGTGCTGTTCGTCGAAGCCCATGAACTGCCGATGTTCGACATGCGCCTGATTTTCGCCGCCGGCAGCAGCCAGGACGGCAGCGCGTCGGGTCTGGCAGTGCTGACCAACGCGATGCTCAACGAAGGTGTCGCCGGCAAAGACGTCGGCGCCATCGCGCAGGGTTTTGAAGGTCTGGGGGCGGATTTCGGCAACGGTGCTTTCAAGGACATGGCGCTGGCTTCGCTGCGCAGCCTGAGTGCTGCCGATAAACGTGAACCGGCGCTGAAGCTGTTCTCGGAAGTCATCGGCAAACCGACCTTCCCGGCCGACTCGTTCGCGCGCATCAAGAACCAGATGCTCGCCGGTTTCGAATACCAGAAACAGAACCCCGGCAAACTCGCCAGCCTCGAGCTGATGAAGCGTCTGTATGGCGATCACCCGTACGCGCATTCGAGCGACGGCAATCCGCAAAGCGTGCCGAAGATCACCCTCGCGCAATTGCGTGAGTTCCACGCCAAGGCCTACGCCGCTGGCAACGTTGTGATCGCGCTGGTCGGTGATCTGTCTCGCGCAGAAGCCGAGGCGATTGCCAATCAGGTCTCATCTGCGCTGCCGAAGGGTCCGGCGCTGGCGAAGATCGCGCAACCGCAGGAACCGCAAGCCAGCGTCAATCACATCGAGTTTCCGTCGAAGCAAACCAACCTGCTGCTCGCGCAACTGGGCATCGACCGTGACGATCCGGATTACGCCGCGCTGTCGATGGGCAACCAGATCCTCGGTGGCGGCGGTTTCGGCACACGCCTGATGAGTGAAGTGCGCGAGAAACGCGGCCTGACTTACGGCGTGTATTCGGGTTTCAGCCCGATGCAGGCGCGCGGCCCGTTCATGATCAATCTGCAGACCCGCGCAGAAATGAGTGAAGGCACCCTGAAACTGGTGCAGGACGTACTCGCCGAGTATCTGAAAACCGGGCCGACACAGAAAGAACTCGACGACGCCAAACGCGAGCTCGCCGGCAGCTTCCCGCTGTCCACCGCGAGCAATGCCGATATCGTCGGCCAACTCGGCGCGATGGGCTTCTATAATCTGCCGCTGAGCTATCTGGACGACTTCATGCGTCAGTCGCAAAGCCTGACCGTGGAACAAGTCCGCGACGCCCTGAACAAACACCTGAGCACGGACAAAATGGTCATCGTCACCGCTGGCCCGACCGTGCCGCAAAAGCCGTTACCGGCCCCATCTGATAAACCTGCCGAGCAACCGCTCGGGGTTCCGGAGCATTAA